Proteins encoded within one genomic window of Clostridiales bacterium:
- a CDS encoding SIS domain-containing protein: MDAYNALQRTYRNKGKVLICGNGGSAADSEHIVGELMKGFYKKRPLDYRMSGIIGEESKHLQGTLAAIALTGHTALSTAFMNDVDPEMVFAQQVYGYGRRGDAFLGISTSGNSQNVVKAAKVAKALGLTIIAMTGPKGGELAHVCDVLINVPGDTTADIQEHHMPVYHTLCAMLEEKFFTH; this comes from the coding sequence ATGGATGCATATAATGCCTTGCAGAGAACATATAGAAATAAAGGCAAAGTGCTGATATGCGGAAACGGAGGAAGCGCTGCGGATTCGGAACATATTGTAGGGGAGCTTATGAAAGGTTTTTATAAAAAGCGTCCCCTTGATTACAGGATGTCAGGCATAATAGGGGAGGAAAGCAAGCATCTTCAAGGGACTCTTGCTGCGATCGCCCTTACGGGACATACTGCACTTTCAACTGCATTCATGAACGATGTTGATCCTGAAATGGTTTTTGCACAGCAGGTCTATGGATATGGACGCAGGGGTGATGCTTTTTTAGGCATCAGCACATCGGGAAATTCTCAAAACGTTGTCAAAGCTGCAAAGGTTGCGAAAGCTTTGGGATTGACTATTATAGCGATGACCGGCCCGAAAGGCGGAGAACTTGCGCATGTATGTGATGTTTTAATCAACGTGCCCGGTGATACAACAGCAGACATACAGGAACATCATATGCCTGTTTATCATACTCTTTGCGCGATGCTTGAGGAAAAGTTTTTCACCCATTAA
- a CDS encoding glycoside hydrolase family 3 C-terminal domain-containing protein, translating to MKSIPKYKDESLSFEERAKDLVSRMTIDECVSQMLFQSAKVERLGIQYYNWWNEALHGVARSGMATVFPQAIGLAATFDDGLIYKVADVISTEARAKYNQYQKHHDYGIYKGITFWSPNINIFRDPRWGRGQETYGEDPYLTSKIGTAFVKGLQGDNEKYLKAAACAKHFAVHSGPESKRHEFNAVVSKMDMAETYLPAFKALVDANVEGFMGAYNRTNGEPCCGSKTLLKDLLRDKWGFDGYVTSDCGAISDFHLHHKITNVPTESVALALKNGCDLNCGNMYGYLLAALKEGLITEDMIRKSTIRLMKTRMKLGMFDKKTPFDDITYDVVDCEEHRRLNYEVACRAMVLLKNNGILPLDKTKLKNVAVIGPNANSISALEGNYYGTANQYHTVLESIREALPGARVNYSQGSHLYEYKIEDTGFSEARTQAEMADVVVLVVGLDETIEGEEMADKNFTGDKKDLLLPECQRDLIKAVCDSKTPVIIVNMSGSAIDFGYGNEHAAAIIQAWYPGAMGGKAVSDLIFGEYSPSGRLPVTFYRNDNNLPDFEDYSMDGRTYKFIKGKPLFPFGYGLSYTRFEYSNMKTDKNIISPGDPAKCFVNVKNTGKFQGEEIVELYIRDEEASFRVPHHKLCGTNRISLNAGEEKTVEFTVEPKDMCVIDDDGNYVYEGGRFTLFAGGHQPDGYSKDLTGTNCVSVEFQMR from the coding sequence ATGAAAAGTATACCTAAATACAAAGATGAGAGCCTTAGCTTCGAAGAGAGGGCAAAAGATTTAGTTTCTCGTATGACAATCGATGAATGCGTGTCGCAAATGCTGTTTCAAAGCGCAAAAGTGGAACGGCTGGGGATACAATATTACAATTGGTGGAATGAGGCACTCCACGGAGTCGCCCGTTCAGGAATGGCTACTGTGTTTCCACAGGCTATAGGCCTTGCGGCGACATTTGATGATGGGCTTATTTATAAAGTTGCCGATGTGATTTCCACAGAGGCGCGTGCAAAATATAATCAATATCAAAAACATCATGATTATGGCATATATAAGGGAATTACATTCTGGTCGCCTAATATAAATATATTCAGAGACCCGAGATGGGGAAGAGGTCAGGAAACTTACGGAGAAGATCCTTATCTTACATCGAAAATAGGTACCGCATTTGTCAAGGGTTTACAGGGAGATAATGAAAAGTATCTTAAAGCTGCAGCCTGTGCAAAACATTTCGCGGTTCACAGCGGACCTGAGAGCAAGCGCCATGAATTCAATGCAGTCGTATCCAAAATGGACATGGCCGAAACATATCTGCCTGCATTTAAAGCGTTAGTGGATGCGAATGTAGAAGGCTTTATGGGCGCATATAACCGTACAAATGGAGAGCCATGCTGTGGAAGCAAAACATTGCTGAAGGATCTTTTAAGGGATAAATGGGGTTTTGACGGCTATGTAACTTCCGACTGCGGGGCTATTTCAGATTTTCATCTGCATCATAAAATAACAAATGTGCCGACAGAATCAGTGGCTCTGGCATTAAAAAACGGTTGCGATTTAAATTGCGGCAATATGTACGGCTATCTGCTCGCAGCATTAAAAGAAGGTCTTATAACCGAAGATATGATAAGAAAATCGACTATACGGCTCATGAAAACCCGTATGAAACTCGGAATGTTCGACAAGAAAACACCTTTCGATGATATCACATATGATGTAGTCGATTGTGAAGAACACCGCAGGCTGAATTATGAAGTCGCCTGCCGTGCCATGGTGCTTTTAAAGAATAACGGCATACTTCCTCTTGATAAAACAAAACTTAAAAATGTAGCTGTAATAGGGCCCAATGCAAATTCCATATCTGCACTAGAGGGAAATTACTACGGCACTGCAAACCAGTACCATACTGTGCTGGAATCTATAAGAGAAGCACTGCCGGGTGCCAGGGTGAATTACTCGCAAGGCTCACACCTGTATGAATATAAAATTGAGGATACTGGATTTTCAGAAGCCAGGACGCAGGCTGAAATGGCAGATGTCGTAGTGCTTGTGGTAGGCTTGGATGAGACAATAGAGGGCGAAGAGATGGCAGATAAAAATTTTACAGGTGACAAAAAGGATCTTCTTCTGCCAGAATGCCAGAGAGATCTTATTAAAGCTGTTTGCGACAGTAAAACACCTGTGATCATCGTAAATATGTCAGGAAGTGCGATAGATTTTGGCTACGGGAATGAGCATGCTGCGGCAATCATACAGGCGTGGTATCCGGGTGCCATGGGAGGTAAGGCTGTGAGCGACCTGATATTCGGCGAATACAGCCCATCGGGACGTTTGCCCGTCACATTCTATAGAAACGATAATAACTTGCCTGATTTTGAAGATTACTCAATGGATGGAAGAACCTATAAGTTCATCAAGGGAAAACCGCTGTTTCCATTTGGATACGGGTTAAGCTATACTAGATTTGAGTATTCGAACATGAAAACGGATAAAAACATAATAAGTCCGGGTGATCCCGCCAAATGCTTCGTGAATGTCAAAAACACCGGAAAGTTCCAAGGCGAGGAGATCGTTGAACTCTATATACGCGATGAAGAGGCCTCTTTCAGAGTGCCGCATCATAAACTGTGCGGAACAAATAGGATCTCTTTGAATGCCGGAGAGGAGAAGACGGTTGAGTTTACTGTTGAACCGAAGGATATGTGCGTGATAGATGATGATGGAAATTATGTCTATGAAGGCGGAAGGTTTACATTATTTGCCGGAGGGCATCAGCCGGATGGCTACAGCAAAGACCTCACGGGCACTAATTGCGTATCCGTTGAATTTCAGATGAGGTAA
- the rplU gene encoding 50S ribosomal protein L21, producing the protein MYAIIATGGKQFKVQEGDIIYVEKLDAKVDSTVQFDDVIAVSADDKLTVGKPLVEGANVTAKVLSHGKEKKVVIFKYKPKKDYRRKQGHRQPYTKVQIDKINA; encoded by the coding sequence ATGTATGCAATTATAGCGACAGGAGGAAAGCAGTTCAAGGTTCAAGAAGGCGATATAATATATGTCGAAAAATTGGATGCCAAGGTAGATTCTACTGTTCAATTTGATGATGTTATCGCAGTTTCGGCCGATGATAAATTGACTGTTGGGAAGCCTTTGGTTGAAGGTGCCAACGTAACAGCAAAAGTGTTATCCCATGGAAAAGAAAAAAAGGTCGTTATCTTTAAGTATAAACCTAAGAAAGACTACAGAAGGAAACAGGGACACCGTCAGCCATATACAAAAGTTCAGATAGACAAGATAAATGCATGA
- the rpmA gene encoding 50S ribosomal protein L27 codes for MAHKKGVGSSRNGRESESKRLGVKRGDGQAVLAGNILVRQRGTRIYPGINVGIGKDDTLFAKINGKVKFERNGRDKKKVSVYPEQEAAQ; via the coding sequence ATGGCTCATAAAAAGGGAGTAGGAAGTTCCAGAAACGGCAGAGAGAGCGAATCAAAACGACTTGGTGTTAAAAGAGGAGACGGTCAGGCTGTTTTGGCGGGAAATATTCTTGTAAGGCAAAGGGGCACAAGGATATATCCCGGTATAAATGTTGGAATAGGAAAAGATGATACATTATTTGCGAAAATTAACGGCAAAGTTAAATTTGAAAGAAACGGCAGAGACAAGAAAAAGGTAAGCGTTTATCCTGAACAGGAAGCAGCTCAATAA
- a CDS encoding Spo0B domain-containing protein produces the protein MDNAFVRDKENAGCIIEYMRKQRHDFMNHIQVIWGYMQLKKYEKAADYIKHINKRYDVYGDIYRIQNPLLSLSLYSLVREAYKNDIDIDMEIETDSSVNNFFDSGYENIAESMIKLFDYIIGKTQQKSDKIIYIDVYTEDNKLYITFSNNINNEVNIYGNNREDELAKTVEEFKGLNIDISYSMHQNDLALSLIFCS, from the coding sequence TTGGATAATGCATTTGTTAGAGATAAGGAAAATGCCGGCTGTATTATAGAATATATGAGGAAACAAAGACATGATTTTATGAATCATATACAGGTAATATGGGGTTATATGCAGCTTAAAAAGTATGAAAAAGCAGCGGATTATATAAAGCATATAAACAAAAGGTATGATGTTTACGGCGATATATACAGGATTCAAAACCCTTTGCTTTCGTTATCTTTATATTCACTTGTAAGAGAAGCATATAAGAACGATATAGATATCGATATGGAAATTGAAACCGATTCATCAGTAAACAATTTTTTCGATTCAGGATATGAAAATATAGCTGAGTCGATGATAAAGCTGTTCGATTATATTATCGGTAAAACCCAGCAAAAAAGCGACAAAATAATTTATATAGATGTTTATACTGAAGATAATAAATTATACATAACTTTTTCAAACAATATAAATAACGAAGTAAATATATACGGTAATAATCGTGAAGATGAATTGGCAAAAACAGTAGAAGAGTTTAAGGGACTCAATATTGATATATCATATTCCATGCATCAAAACGATTTGGCATTGTCTTTAATATTTTGCAGCTGA
- the obgE gene encoding GTPase ObgE has translation MFIDTANIYVKSGNGGNGAVSFRREKYVPKGGPDGGDAGRGGDVIFEADSDIRTLMDFRYKRKYVAENGEDGGTNNCHGRDGSSLIIKIPKGTLVKDAESQRIIADLTEDGQKVIVARGGRGGRGNTRFKNPTRQAPNFAEPGQEGEEMNIGLELKLLADVGLIGFPNVGKSTILSMVTAAKPKIADYHFTTLTPNLGVVELSGGKSFVLADIPGLIEGAHEGSGLGFEFLKHIERTKVLIHVVDISGIEGRNPIDDFDKINGELKMYNPELVKKMQVVAANKSDITGSGENFIAFEKEMKTRGIKVFKVSAATNSNLKELMYYVSDMLDKIPEEKSNISLEQEYFKLDDEKDSKGYEIKIENNKYVITGSYVDRLFKKFNINDSESLRYFEKAIQKKGIIDELKQMGAKEGDTIKMNDFEFDFVE, from the coding sequence ATGTTTATAGATACTGCAAATATATATGTAAAGTCAGGAAACGGCGGTAATGGTGCCGTATCTTTTAGAAGGGAAAAATATGTGCCCAAGGGAGGACCGGACGGCGGAGATGCCGGAAGGGGTGGCGATGTGATATTCGAAGCCGATTCGGATATCAGGACTCTTATGGATTTTAGATACAAAAGAAAATATGTTGCCGAAAATGGTGAAGATGGCGGTACGAACAACTGCCATGGAAGGGATGGAAGCAGCCTAATAATAAAAATTCCCAAGGGGACGCTGGTAAAGGATGCCGAAAGTCAGAGGATAATAGCGGATCTGACAGAAGACGGGCAGAAAGTTATAGTGGCAAGAGGCGGAAGAGGCGGAAGAGGAAATACAAGGTTTAAAAATCCCACGAGGCAGGCACCGAATTTTGCGGAGCCGGGGCAGGAGGGCGAGGAGATGAATATCGGCCTTGAACTTAAGCTTCTGGCAGACGTCGGCCTTATAGGATTTCCTAATGTAGGTAAATCTACAATACTTTCCATGGTAACGGCCGCTAAGCCCAAGATAGCCGATTACCACTTTACGACCTTGACACCCAATTTGGGAGTTGTGGAACTTTCTGGAGGCAAAAGTTTTGTGCTTGCCGACATACCGGGACTGATCGAGGGCGCACATGAAGGAAGCGGACTTGGCTTTGAGTTTTTAAAGCATATAGAGAGGACAAAAGTCCTTATACATGTGGTTGATATATCAGGTATTGAGGGAAGGAATCCCATAGATGATTTTGATAAAATAAATGGTGAACTGAAAATGTATAATCCGGAGCTTGTAAAAAAGATGCAGGTTGTTGCTGCCAACAAAAGCGATATTACCGGCTCTGGGGAAAATTTTATTGCCTTTGAGAAGGAAATGAAAACAAGAGGAATAAAGGTATTCAAGGTATCTGCCGCAACCAATAGCAATCTTAAGGAGCTTATGTACTATGTTTCGGATATGTTGGATAAAATTCCCGAAGAAAAAAGCAATATATCCCTCGAACAGGAATATTTTAAGCTGGATGATGAAAAGGATTCAAAGGGATATGAAATAAAAATCGAGAACAATAAATATGTGATTACAGGTTCATATGTAGACAGATTGTTTAAAAAATTCAATATAAACGACAGTGAATCCCTTAGATATTTTGAAAAAGCCATTCAGAAAAAAGGAATAATAGATGAGCTTAAACAGATGGGAGCAAAAGAAGGGGACACTATAAAAATGAATGATTTCGAATTTGATTTTGTAGAATAA
- the nadD gene encoding nicotinate-nucleotide adenylyltransferase gives MEDILYKLKKQRVKRVALMGGTFDPVHIGHLITAETVRERFNLDKVVFIPDGNPPHKDNRNISSCIQRYDMLQMAVVSDPYFDVSRIEIDRQGITYTIDTIIKVREILGNSIEIYFITGADTVLEILTWKDSYKLLTLCKFVAVNRPGYDSELLSRRIFELRHDFNCDIISIDVPGIDISSSMIRERVSKGQSIKYMVPENVEQYILKNNLYNQWSE, from the coding sequence ATGGAGGATATACTATATAAGCTAAAGAAGCAAAGAGTAAAGAGGGTCGCGCTGATGGGCGGCACCTTTGATCCGGTCCATATAGGACACCTTATAACTGCTGAAACCGTAAGAGAAAGATTTAACTTAGATAAGGTGGTGTTTATACCTGACGGCAACCCACCGCATAAAGATAACCGTAATATATCATCGTGCATACAAAGGTATGATATGCTTCAGATGGCGGTAGTATCGGATCCATATTTTGACGTATCAAGGATAGAGATCGACCGCCAGGGCATAACATATACTATAGATACTATAATCAAAGTAAGAGAAATACTTGGTAATAGCATCGAAATTTATTTTATAACCGGAGCCGATACGGTACTTGAGATACTGACATGGAAAGATTCATACAAGCTTTTGACCCTCTGCAAATTTGTCGCTGTGAACAGGCCGGGTTATGATAGTGAGCTGTTAAGCAGAAGAATATTTGAACTCAGGCACGATTTCAACTGTGATATAATATCTATAGATGTTCCGGGAATTGATATATCGTCTTCAATGATAAGGGAAAGAGTTTCAAAAGGACAGTCTATAAAATATATGGTGCCGGAAAATGTTGAACAGTATATTTTAAAAAATAATTTGTATAACCAATGGAGTGAATAA
- the yqeK gene encoding bis(5'-nucleosyl)-tetraphosphatase (symmetrical) YqeK, with translation MKEEDIYLKLKSMISEERYNHSLGVQKTAVKLAKKYNADVAKASLAGLIHDCAKGFSTDELLKLAKEFKIGIKKIFVMQPELLHGPVGAYVARRDFGVNDEEILHSIEYHTTGCENMSMLDKIIYMADFIEPNRDFEGVEKLRTAAFEDIDKGVLLAIESTILYVINRGQLLDTLTVDARNFILCQNK, from the coding sequence ATGAAGGAAGAAGATATATACCTTAAGTTGAAGAGCATGATAAGCGAGGAAAGATACAATCATTCTCTCGGGGTCCAGAAGACAGCGGTAAAACTTGCAAAAAAGTATAATGCCGATGTCGCCAAGGCATCACTTGCCGGACTGATACACGATTGTGCCAAGGGCTTTTCAACGGATGAGCTTTTAAAGTTGGCAAAAGAATTTAAAATCGGTATAAAAAAAATATTTGTCATGCAGCCTGAGCTCCTTCACGGTCCCGTAGGGGCGTATGTCGCCAGAAGGGATTTTGGCGTCAATGATGAGGAAATACTGCATTCCATTGAATATCATACGACAGGCTGTGAGAACATGTCTATGCTCGATAAAATAATATATATGGCTGACTTTATAGAGCCCAACAGGGATTTTGAGGGTGTCGAAAAGCTAAGGACGGCGGCATTTGAAGATATTGACAAAGGGGTATTGCTTGCAATTGAAAGTACTATACTGTATGTTATAAATAGAGGACAATTACTGGACACTTTAACAGTTGATGCAAGGAATTTTATACTATGTCAAAATAAATAA
- a CDS encoding LCP family protein, protein MKKILGVVAVILMVVVVAGSAAVYLYLDSFSKKKNTGNEAEAQPKAVKPGKPFNVLILGVDIGTVGSKNGPKRSDTMIIVHYDPNSSEMSMVSIPRDTKVTINGSVEKINAANAYGGTELAVKTVEDLLDIDINYFVEINYEGFRKIIDAMGGIDVVIPYNMNYDDPAQNLHIHFTKGQSVHLNGQKAEEFVRWRKNNNGSGYAEGDLGRIQTQQDFMIKVIEKLKSPSTVLKLPYIMKILPEYVDTNMEPMTMLGLSKDLPKINASSIQKYTLQGDPKYIGGISYIIYKPEKNKEIIAALGIENVSDSTLEVDKSAIKIQILNGSNVNGAASKLRNALKKKGYNVVSIGNISGVDLNNSYIIDKTLKQGNANAVASELDISHIEKKQDKLSKVDILIILGKDTENIINNI, encoded by the coding sequence ATGAAAAAAATTTTAGGTGTAGTAGCTGTAATACTCATGGTGGTTGTGGTCGCAGGCAGCGCAGCAGTATATCTTTATTTGGACAGTTTTTCAAAGAAAAAGAATACCGGAAATGAAGCAGAGGCCCAGCCTAAAGCTGTGAAGCCGGGAAAGCCTTTTAATGTATTGATTTTGGGAGTGGACATAGGAACTGTGGGCTCTAAAAACGGTCCCAAAAGATCGGATACTATGATAATCGTACATTATGATCCGAATTCATCAGAAATGTCCATGGTATCGATCCCGAGGGATACTAAAGTTACTATAAACGGAAGCGTAGAAAAGATTAATGCTGCAAATGCATATGGTGGGACTGAACTTGCAGTAAAAACTGTTGAGGACCTTTTGGACATTGATATAAATTATTTTGTTGAAATCAATTATGAAGGATTCAGAAAAATAATAGATGCGATGGGCGGAATCGATGTCGTTATACCATATAACATGAATTACGATGATCCTGCTCAAAATCTTCACATTCATTTTACAAAGGGGCAAAGCGTCCATCTAAACGGGCAAAAGGCCGAGGAGTTTGTCAGGTGGAGGAAAAATAATAACGGTTCTGGTTATGCCGAAGGAGATCTTGGCAGGATTCAAACCCAGCAGGATTTTATGATAAAAGTAATTGAAAAGTTGAAATCCCCTTCAACAGTATTGAAACTGCCTTATATTATGAAAATACTGCCGGAGTATGTAGATACAAATATGGAGCCCATGACGATGCTTGGCTTGTCGAAGGATTTGCCGAAAATAAATGCGAGTTCCATTCAAAAATATACTTTGCAGGGAGATCCGAAATATATAGGTGGTATATCCTATATTATATATAAACCTGAAAAAAATAAGGAGATCATAGCTGCTTTGGGAATAGAAAACGTATCTGATAGCACTTTAGAGGTTGACAAAAGCGCCATAAAAATTCAAATATTAAATGGCTCAAATGTGAATGGTGCTGCATCAAAATTAAGGAATGCCCTTAAGAAAAAAGGCTATAATGTGGTAAGCATCGGAAATATTTCAGGCGTTGATCTTAATAATTCATATATAATCGATAAAACATTAAAACAAGGCAATGCGAATGCGGTGGCATCAGAACTTGATATAAGCCATATCGAAAAAAAACAGGATAAATTATCGAAAGTGGACATCTTGATAATTTTAGGGAAAGATACGGAAAATATTATAAACAATATATAG
- the rsfS gene encoding ribosome silencing factor, translating into MVDNYSSAFILRACSAADSKKAQDIKVLDLRGISPIADYFIICSGKSVIQVKAIADEIEGKLVESGYVLNHKEGYDSGRWVLLDFGSVIIHVFHNEDRDFYNLERLWADAEVINI; encoded by the coding sequence TTGGTTGATAACTACAGCAGTGCTTTTATATTAAGAGCATGCAGCGCGGCAGACAGCAAAAAAGCACAGGATATCAAAGTACTTGATTTAAGAGGAATATCTCCAATTGCAGATTATTTTATAATATGCAGCGGTAAATCTGTCATACAGGTAAAAGCTATAGCAGATGAGATCGAAGGTAAGCTTGTTGAAAGCGGTTATGTATTAAATCATAAAGAAGGATATGATTCTGGAAGATGGGTCTTGCTGGATTTTGGCAGTGTAATAATACATGTATTTCATAATGAAGACAGAGACTTTTATAATCTTGAAAGATTATGGGCCGACGCTGAAGTTATAAATATATGA
- a CDS encoding D-alanyl-D-alanine carboxypeptidase family protein — MKKVLLILLIIYLSIRPVEAFAASHPPVVADGAVLVDADSGQILYEKNKDTKFYPASTTKIMTALLVLEYCKLDDKVIIGKKPSSFIDGSKIYLFLDEEFTVDQLLHALLIASANDVALAFAEHVAGSEAAFADLMNKKAEQLGCLNTHFANPHGLYDPAHYTTAYDLSLIAREAMKNETFRQIVNTKSYSIPPTNKQPEQRSLNTNDMLILNTKYHVDGANGIKVGYTSEAGHSFVGSAYRNGRELIVVLLHDKKPGLFEDASSLLNYGFNDFSTVKELSQNSEVTSIRVTDSETQIPLLAKEDLYYTYPKDEVPDISKNIIITASAVTSITKGEKLGYAEYFDHGKKIGTVDLLAAGNLNATLLSSYKSDENGEVKKSFNIIASIPASLFLLAGSFALYKIFSSRKRSMNN; from the coding sequence GTGAAAAAAGTTTTATTGATTTTGTTAATTATATATTTATCCATTCGGCCAGTAGAAGCCTTTGCGGCGTCTCATCCTCCCGTTGTCGCAGACGGTGCCGTGCTTGTTGATGCGGATTCAGGACAAATACTGTACGAAAAAAACAAAGATACAAAATTCTATCCTGCAAGTACCACAAAAATAATGACAGCATTGCTTGTACTCGAGTACTGCAAGCTTGACGACAAGGTTATCATAGGCAAAAAACCGTCATCTTTCATCGATGGAAGCAAAATATATCTATTTTTAGATGAAGAGTTCACAGTAGACCAGCTCCTCCATGCACTGCTTATCGCATCCGCCAATGATGTGGCTCTTGCCTTTGCCGAACACGTTGCAGGTTCTGAAGCTGCTTTTGCTGATCTTATGAATAAAAAAGCCGAACAACTCGGATGTTTAAATACGCATTTTGCTAATCCGCATGGTTTATATGACCCTGCACACTATACTACTGCCTATGATTTATCGCTTATAGCAAGGGAAGCGATGAAAAATGAAACATTCAGGCAAATTGTCAATACCAAATCCTACTCTATACCTCCTACGAACAAACAGCCTGAGCAAAGGTCGTTAAATACCAATGATATGCTAATATTGAACACAAAATACCACGTGGACGGGGCTAATGGCATAAAGGTAGGCTATACATCAGAGGCAGGCCACAGTTTTGTAGGCTCAGCATACAGAAACGGAAGAGAACTCATAGTTGTGCTCCTCCACGATAAAAAGCCGGGATTATTTGAAGATGCTTCCTCACTTTTAAATTATGGCTTCAATGATTTTTCCACGGTAAAGGAATTATCCCAGAATAGTGAAGTTACAAGCATAAGGGTAACTGATTCGGAAACTCAAATACCTCTTCTGGCGAAGGAAGATCTTTATTATACTTATCCAAAAGATGAAGTGCCGGATATAAGCAAAAATATCATAATAACCGCCAGTGCCGTTACCAGCATAACAAAAGGCGAAAAACTAGGATATGCCGAGTATTTTGATCATGGTAAAAAGATAGGAACGGTCGATCTTCTCGCTGCCGGCAATTTAAATGCTACACTTTTAAGCAGTTACAAAAGCGATGAAAACGGCGAGGTGAAAAAATCCTTCAATATTATCGCTTCAATCCCTGCGTCATTATTTTTATTGGCAGGCTCTTTTGCATTGTACAAAATATTTTCATCAAGAAAGAGGAGCATGAACAATTAA
- a CDS encoding helix-hairpin-helix domain-containing protein codes for MFELKRNEEKIIIIIIALIIGIALLYRFVIFKSSDVKVVKKEEAVQNNAKPEKEIYIYDYITGEVKKPGLYKLKQGSRISDLVGLAGGFSDNADTGSVNLAEKLKDEEHIKIPSKESGQNNDDQKTSPIKDGKISINTASADELDEFLPGIGKSYAANIVEYRNKNGPFKSIDELSNVRGIGNGKRFESIKDMLAVD; via the coding sequence ATGTTTGAATTGAAAAGAAATGAAGAAAAAATTATTATCATAATAATAGCATTGATTATAGGCATAGCCTTATTATACAGGTTTGTAATATTTAAAAGCAGCGATGTAAAAGTGGTAAAAAAAGAAGAGGCGGTACAAAACAATGCAAAGCCTGAGAAGGAAATTTATATATATGACTATATAACCGGAGAGGTAAAAAAACCGGGATTGTATAAGCTGAAGCAAGGCAGCAGGATAAGCGATTTAGTAGGTCTTGCAGGTGGGTTTTCAGATAATGCCGATACCGGATCGGTAAATCTTGCCGAGAAGTTAAAAGATGAAGAGCATATTAAGATCCCGTCTAAAGAAAGCGGGCAAAACAACGATGATCAAAAAACAAGCCCCATAAAGGATGGTAAGATAAGCATAAATACTGCAAGTGCCGATGAACTTGATGAATTTTTGCCCGGGATCGGGAAGTCATATGCGGCAAATATCGTAGAATACAGGAATAAAAACGGTCCTTTTAAATCTATTGACGAGCTTTCCAATGTGAGAGGTATAGGAAACGGAAAAAGGTTTGAGAGCATAAAGGATATGCTGGCAGTAGATTAA